Genomic DNA from Candidatus Eisenbacteria bacterium:
GTAATCCCAGGCCTCACCCTGAGCCTTTGGGTGTACTCAGGTATCTTATCGGCAAATTTGTAGACAAAATGAGGCCTTTCGGGACGCGGCCCGACGAGGCTCATTTCACCCGTGAAAACGTTCCACAACTGCGGCAGTTCGTCCAATCGCAGGGCTCTGAGGATCCGTCCGACACGCGTGATTCTGGGATCTTGCGGGGTAGACCAAGTCGGACCGGTGAAGTCCTCTGCGTTGCAGATCATGGTTCTAAACTTGTAAATGCGAAAGACTCTTCCGTGGCTCAGAACGTTGCGCCTGTCGCCCTTTCTGCGCTCGCTCCTCACGCGAAGGCCCTCTCTTCTCCTTCTCCACCCTCGCCTTTCCTGCCCTATCCTCATCTGCGTGTAGAACACGGGGCCAGGCGAGGCCAGCTTTACGAGAAGCGCTATGATGAGAAGAAGCGGAAAAACACAAATCAGCCCTGCTCCGGATACCGCGAGATCCAGCGCACGTTTCAGCAAGGCCGTGTTGAGCGAAAGCGGAGAACCTAGCTCGCCGGGTAGCTCCAGCGAATGCTGGCTGCTCCCGTCCTCCACCGATCTCGCGCCGACCTCTTCTTCCATTCTCTGTCCCCTATTCCACGAAAGGGCACCTGGATTGAATACATTCATATCAAACAAACCCACCACACCGTGGACTACAATTGCAAGTACTATGCCGTACTCGATTAGTGTGCCTACCGCGCAGCAGAGCGCATCTCAGTGCGATTTGAGTGCGGCGAGCAGCGAAATCAAGATTGCAGTTTGCGACTAGCATTGCAGATTGCGGCGCGAACTGAGGACCCGGAAAGAGCTCAAGCACGTCCCGGACACATTCAGTTGCCTTGTCATCCACCGGCCTACGCTGAGAACTGGCTCGATCCGATGAAACGGGCCAGTCAGGGCACTGATACGCTTTTCTCGTTGCTCCCGGTTGTCAGACCAAGCTCGTCCACAACGTAAACTTTGTACCTGTATTGGCGACCCGAAACCACCGTGCTGTCGGCAAAGTAGGTTTCGCTTCTACCCGAAATCGCTCCCAACATGAGCGAAGAAAGCGTCACCGAGGTAGGA
This window encodes:
- a CDS encoding sugar transferase encodes the protein MEEEVGARSVEDGSSQHSLELPGELGSPLSLNTALLKRALDLAVSGAGLICVFPLLLIIALLVKLASPGPVFYTQMRIGQERRGWRRRREGLRVRSERRKGDRRNVLSHGRVFRIYKFRTMICNAEDFTGPTWSTPQDPRITRVGRILRALRLDELPQLWNVFTGEMSLVGPRPERPHFVYKFADKIPEYTQRLRVRPGITGLAQVSTMDTITEEEIDTKLVLDLRYVRDLRFASDLKILLKTFVVLLKKGVHLNG